From the Hevea brasiliensis isolate MT/VB/25A 57/8 chromosome 15, ASM3005281v1, whole genome shotgun sequence genome, one window contains:
- the LOC131174023 gene encoding uncharacterized protein LOC131174023, whose amino-acid sequence MTRRIRKMIFQDKKFIPKRNFKKDKGESSERDPPIYLECNKLGHIRTDCPKLKKPFKKFKKKALKTTWDESSDSEDEEIDDQVAQMCFMAMEESFNEVTLNDDVPKFSYDELVNALKVINNELELSHKRNKLLKSELASLRKENETSSKVDRPLDRKDKLNAILDSQRSPSIKYGLGYSKFSQTPPSKTIFVKASNSNEPSPQMPNLKLESKWYLDSGCSRHMTGNANLFLSLVKKDGGGQVTFGDNGKGKIGGIGKHKRLACASMDLLANLNKDELVDGLPKIKFQKDKVFG is encoded by the exons ATGACAAGGAGAATAAGGAAGATGATCTTCCAAGACAAGAAGTTCATCCCAAAGAGGAACTTCAAGAAGGACAAGGGAGAAAGTAGCGAGAGGGATCCTCCCATATACTTGGAATGCAATAAGCTGGGTCATATTAGAACTGATTGTCCCAAATTAAAGAAGCCTTTCAAGAAGTTCAAGAAGAAGGCACTTAAAACAACATGGGATGAATCAAGTGACTCTGAAGATGAGGAGATTGATGATCAAGTTGCCCAAATGTGCTTCATGGCAATGGAGGAAAGCTTCAATGAGGTAACTTTAAATGATGATGTTCCTAaattttcttatgatgaactaGTTAATGCTCTTAAAGTTATAAATAATGAACTAGAATTAAGTCATAAGAGAAATAAACTTTTGAAAAGTGAGCTTGCTAGTTTAAGGAAGGAGAATGAGACCTCATCTAAGGTTGATAGACCTTTAGATA GAAAGGACAAACTTAATGCAATTTTGGACTCTCAAAGGTCTCCTAGCATCAAGTATGGACTTGGCTATAGTAAATTTTCCCAAACACCTCCTTCCAAGACCATCTTTGTTAAAGCATCTAATTCTAATGAGCCTAGTCCTCAAATGCCTAATCTAAAG CTTGAAAGCAAGTGGTACTTGGATAGTGGATGTTCAAGACACATGACCGGAAATGCCAATCTCTTCCTTTCACTTGtaaagaaagatggaggtggGCAAGTGACTTTTGGTGATAATGGTAAAGGTAAAATTGGGGGAATAGGTAAG CATAAAAGGCTTGCATGTGCTAGCATGGACCTTCTTGCAAACTTGAACAAGGATGAGCTAGTTGATGGGCTACCaaagatcaagtttcaaaaggataag gtgtttgggtga